From the genome of Salarias fasciatus chromosome 22, fSalaFa1.1, whole genome shotgun sequence:
gcggggggtggggggtggggacGAGGGACGGGGGAGGACCGGCTCACCCTGGCTGTGAGGACAGTCCTCCAGGTGGAACAGGACCATCAGAGGCTTGTTCCTGGAACACAGACCAGACAGTGGCTTCACACCCTCCCCGCACGGAACCGTTCCCCTCAGAaccccctcctcacctggacctggaccagtaCAGACCCTCCTCGTACGTCTGAGCCCAGATCAGCTGGTCGCCCCAACCTGCAAGACACAGGAGCAGTGGGGTTCAAACCGGGACTCCGCCCAGCCGACCCGCTGAAGCCGCTCGTCCCCACAGACCTCTGGACAGGGACTGAGGGATCCTCTTGCCCGTTTTGGGGACATATTTAGCGAAGGTGGAGGACAAggccaccaggaccaggacgaggGACGCGGCTGCTCTGGTCATCTTTCAGCTTCCTGGAACAAGAACAGACCTGAGGGAACATCTGGACcagcggggtcagaggtcaaacccCAGGATGACATCTGGAAACAACAGCATGGCGAAGACGCTGGAGACACATGAGGACAGTGAGACTGGAGCTCAGAACcctggagaacatggagacTGAAACCCTGAGTCCAGCGGTTCCACAGCTGCAGGGCCTGTTGAGGACCTGCTGAGACCAGCGTCCATCATGTCCTGAACTCTCGGGTTTCAGAACATCCACAttcagctgcagtgaagctctCGGTTTCATATCATGAAAGAAAAGATCTCGGAGAACCTCGGAGAACCTCGGAGAACCGACCTGTGCGCTGCCTCCTGCAGGCCTTCACAGGAACTTGATTCTCGGTGCCTTCATGCAGTTCGATGGTTAAATAGAGAAACCTGAGGCCACACGCTCCTATAAAGGAACCCTTCCAGAACCACAACAGACCGGCTCTTCTGGCtgaagtccagcagaacctcagaacATCAGGAGCTCAGTCCAGCTCCAGGGGTAGaacaggtcctggtcctgctccaggacctCGGTAAACTCCGTCAAGCTGAacaccagaaccagcagaaccagcagaaccagcagaaccatcagaaccagcagaaccaccTCTCACACTGCCTCCACCCAGGCTCCCTGGGGGTCCCTGGAGGTCTCCCGTCCAGGCCCACCTCACTCAGGTTCTCAGACCTGCAGGTGCtacagagaaccaggagagaacGGCTGACGTTCTGCTGATCGGGTCCAGGCTGATCCGCTCTCTGCTTACCTGCTGCTCAGACgtagaggacaggagaggacggCAGAGGACGGCAGAGGACGGGAGAGGACGGCAGAGGACGGGAGAGGATGGGAGAGGACGGCAGAGGACGGGAGAGGACGGCAGAGGACGGGAGAGGACGGGAGTCCAGCTGGTCTGCTGccgctccgcctctgctttaAAGCACCTGGCAGGTGGagcgcccctccccctcccctcccctcctccgcccctccccctccgtccTGCTGACTCACCCGGATGTCCTGCGTCGGGAGAACTGGTTCATGTCCTGCTGCAGACATCCTGGTCCCTCTGCTCGTAAAACAACTGGCTGAAAGTTTCCAAACACTCAGAAAACCAGCAGGAGCGATCCAGACCTGAAGAGAACGAAAACCAGCAGGAGCGATCCTGACCTGAAGAGAACGAAAACCAGTGTTTCACTGATTCAAAGCTCCTGGCACAGAGTTTAGtttttactgttgtgtttcaatgaaaaaacatgcctggaaggttttttttttttttttttaagtctacTTTTTAGACTTTAGACTCTTTTGTGGACTGAGGCTCCTCAGTCAGTCCTGAAGGCAGGCAGATCCGGTCTGGGATCTCCTGCAGGGAGATCCTCTCGGGGAACTTCTGACTGTGTGAAGGTGTGATACAGTTTTTTATGATTGcataaacactaaaaacaaaagaatcataTAACTATCAATACCTGACACTCAAGGAGCAAAGCAGGACCAGATTTCCACCACTATAAACACAAAGGCAGACTCTTtgcagaacaacacacacagtcatttgcAGAACACGAAACACACTTGTATACATCAGACACAGACGTTTATCCAGACGTCTCTTCCTTGCTGTTCCACAGCTCTGATGGACAAATGACCACAGCCATGAGCCGCTCGGTGGAACCCCCACATCAGGAGTGAAACAGGACTGCTTTACTGTAGACACACCGACCAGGTTTGAGCTCTATGAAAATGCAGCAGGGAGAAACATGATTGGCCACAGGGCTGTAACTACCGTGATGTTCCAGGGCAACGTGGGGGGAACATCAGCCTTTGAGCAGCCGTTTCCCTGAAGGGGGTCCTCCACCGGCAGGCCAACACGACCCTTACAACACAGATCACATGATCAGATGTTTGGACAGActgcacagcctcctcccaggaAATGACCAGATGCTCCAGGTCCTCCACATGGTCCTCTGGGACAAAGTGTCcttcctccactctgctctggtccagaaCTGGTTTCAGCACCACCCACTGTTACAGTCCTGGACCTTCCTCCATACTCCCCATTTCTAAACCCCATCCAGGAGTCTTTCTGGGCTTGGCGGTGGAGAGTTTCTGACTCCGGCTCCAGACTCGGACGCCTCATCCAGGCCAGGGAAGAGGCTTGTGACCAAACTGACGCTGCAGCTGCGAGGAAGGATCCGTCGTTCAGGACGGTTCTTCCCTCGTTGTCTTTCCAACGAAGGTATTTCCTGTGATGTAGATGAAACTCTCTGGCCAGATCCAGCTAGGCCAAGAGATGTttagtatttcatttattttactcagatttctttttgttttcttcattttcttttcatattgTTAACCTGTAGTTGTAGTACAGGACTTTTATTTGTCTGTTTAGTGGGTTTACAGTGTGGggatgtgttttcttgtgattgTCTGTGTTGACTGAATGTggttatatgaaaaaaaacttaaatcatattttcaaaagtCTGCAGCATTGATCCCGTGACgtgtttgaatttactatgTTGTATATTTGCTCTTTCTCTGTGTACTTCACTACAGTAATCTATTCCCTGAGAGGTCCAGAGGGAGAACTGCCACTGGTGCTGTAAgttaaacacagcagtgtgtgactgGTTCAAACAGATCTAAGCCTgatgcactgtgtgtgtttcatttggtAACACTGTGTGGTTTTTATAAAGGTGTATATAGTTTTTACAacagtgtttcattttgcacagGATCTGAGGTGTTGtccacattgtgtgtgtgtctgtgtgtctgtgtgcaaacTCATGCAAAGTCTGATATGGGTCCAAAGCCTCGTCAGCGCCCTGTGTGAGAACACAgatcagaccaggaccagggccagggccaggaccacggccagggccagggccaggaccaggaccagggccaggaccaggaccaggaccaggaccagaaccagaaccaggaccacggccagggccagggccaggaccaggaccagggccagggccagggccaggaccaggaccaggaccagaaccagaaccaggaccacagtcagggccagggccaggaccaggaccagggccaggaccaggaccaggaccagaaccagaaccaggaccacggccagggccagggccagggccagggccagggccaggaccaggaccagggccaggaccagggccaggaccagacAGGCTCCCAGTGAGGGATGGATCAGGTCCACCAGCAGGTTTCACAGCCTGCAGGGTTCTTTCTTCAGCAGGACTTTCGAATGATGCGCTCTGCTCAGACCCCTCAGGTCTCCAGTGTGGactgtggaggtcctgggctGGGATTGGACTTTTCTGTCCCTGTCAAACCTGCAAACCATGATTTCCTGAGAAACAGCCCGTCAACAGGAAGTGGGGCTGGCTGAAGCCCTGGAGCAGGGGAGGAACAGACCAGGTGTGccagagctgcagaaccagaccatCATGTGGAGTGAACGGTTCACATGGTGCCTGATCTTTATCTGGTCCATCTGaagtctctgctgtgctgcagtggGAGCTCCGTGTCAAAGGAAGCTTTGTTCGAGCCCCAGCGTTCCCCTGACGACCAGACTCAGTTGCTCTGAATGGCTCCTTtcagctcctggtccaggaccacCTCCCTTTGTGCTCCCTGTTCATTCTGTACCTTCATGGGCCGGACTCTGTTTCTCACTGTACAACAAACCCTTCTACAGCGTTTCGGAGGCCAGTGTCGCTTTATTCTGGAAAACTCTGTTTCTTAAAATGGCCTGAAGGTTGGAAGCAAAACAGATCGCACATTCCAGATGGTCCAATACAGAAGAATGGTACCGTCTGAGAGGTCTCACATGGTACCAGAGAAATCCAGAATCAAAGAGTGGTACTGCCTGAGAGGTCCAACAAGGTACCATCAGACAGGTCCAACATGGGTCCTTGTGTTTTTGTTAGTGATGGTTGTTCCATCTTTTGCTCAAAATGGTCAAGTTGAgactcacccccccccccccgataaGGGGTTCTCTTGGTCTGATGGATTCCACATGTGGGCGGATCAGGGTCTACCAGCTGATGTGTGGTGTCGTGTCATTCAGACGTTTCTCAGTGGCCTGGTGTGAGCCGTTTGAAGCGTTGCCCTCTGGGATTGCTGACGCCGAGCTGTCCCGGTCTGCCGGGACCAGGATGTGGCCGGGCTTAAGGCTGAGGTGTCCTTAACAGACGGACgcccagcctcctcctctgggagCCAATATTTACTGAGGAGAGCAGAACGACGACGCCTGCTCTCACTCTGCGTTCACCAGCTGCTGTCAGCCCTGccctcatctcacacacacacccacattacacaaacacacactacacacacactacacacaccacTCATTCAGTCATCACATCCATCTGGTGTGAAGCTCAGTCTGTCTCACTGCTGTTATCACTAATGGAGAGAATGGAGAGGCCCGAGCCCCACGGTccatccacccagcatccacctgtcatccacccatcatccacccagcatccacccagcatccacccagcatccacctgtcatccacccagcatccacccatcatccacctgtcatccacccatcatccacccagcatccacccaccatccacctgtcatccacccagcatccacccagcatccacccaccatccacccagcatccacctgtcatccacccatcatccacccatcatccacccaccatccacccatcatccacccagcatccacctgtcatccacccatcatccacccatcatccacctgtcatccacccatcatccacccagcatccacccaccatccacctgtcatccacccagcatccacccaccatccacccagcatccacctgtcatccacccatcatccacccctCATCCAcccaccatccacccatcatccacccagcatccacctgtcatccacccatcatccacccatcatccacctgtcatccacccagcatccacccagcatccacccaccatccacccatcatccacccagcatccacctgtcatccacccatcatccacccatcatccacccaccatccacccatcatccacccagcatccacccagcatccacccgTCATCCACCCACCATCCACCTgtcatccacccagcatccacccatcatccacccagcatccacctgtcatccacccatcatccacccagcatccacctgtcatccacccagcatccacctaccatccacctgtcatccacccagcatccacctaccatccacctgtcatccacccagcatccacctgtcatccacccatcatccacccagcatccacctgtcatccacccatcatccacccagcatccacccagcatccacctaccatccacctgtcatccacctgtcatccacccatcatccacctgtcatccacccagcatccacctgtcatccacccagcatccacctgtcatccacccatcatccacccagcatccacctgtcatccacctgtcatccacccatccattggATTATCCATCGACCCATTCATCTTCCATCCAACCACCCATTCATCAGATAATTCATCCACGGAGCCTCCATCCTGtcatccatccacccgtccCTGAATGAGTCTGACTGGAGACGGGGCAGCACGTCGACACATTTATTCAGTAAAGTGtacaaaaacaagtgaaatcaAAAGAGCATGACGGTCCACAGCAGCATCTGCTGAGAAAAGAACAACCGATCAATAAAAAGGGCCACAAACCAGAAGGAGCTCGTCACCGAGGGTGGAGGGAGCGCCCACCACAATACATTCTTCAGTCCCACAAGAGACACACAgtcctgttttcacagaaaacactgaaagagagggacagcgccctctgctgaTAACACTGGAGCATGTAATACACAGGGTGGAGGCCACAGGGGCCACAGGGGCCACAGGGGCCACAGGGGCCACAGGGGCCACAGGGGCCACAGGGGCAGGTCCAGTCAGTGGCTCCGGGGGGGCCGTCCTCCACCGGGtttggtctcaggtctcagccGGGGCGTCCACTCGTCTGCAGCATGGGAGGAGTTCAGTCATGTGGACCGCTGGCAGGACCGTCCACTGGTCCACCGTACTGGAGGCGGCGGGGCCCCTCCCCCTGCTAGTGCCTGAACTGGTGGTGCTGGTTGTTGGCGCTGTAGttggggggcaggggggggccGTTGACGCCGGGGTGGTAGAAAGCACAGTTGCTCTCGTACCTGCAGTTGCCCTTCACCATGAAGTGGCGGCAGACGGGCCTGTTGGACAtgtctgcagagaggagcaggggTTAGAGGTCATCCGGGacgtcccccccccacccccctccccgtcTCGCTCCACGTACCGTTCATGTTGTTGTGTCCTCCTCTGGGGCCCCCCCGGCCGCGGCCCCTGAAGCCCATGTCTCCCTCGGCGCGGCCGCGGCCCCCCCCGGTGGAAGTGGCCCCCCCTGTGGGGGCCGCCCCTCATGGACTCGTCCCCCCAGTACTTGCCGTTGTCCCCCCGGCCCTGGCCCGGCGGCGGGCCCATCATGCGGGGGCCTCCGCCGGCGTTGAAGGGGGGCCCGTGGCCGTGCGCCGCGGGGGGGTGGCTGAAGCGGGGGCCGccgggccccccggggcccccgccggGGGGGTAGCCTCCGTTCATGGGCATCTGCATGTGGTTCATGGAGTTCAGGCCCGGCCCGTGTCCCAGCAGGCCCGGGTTCACTGCAAACAGAGGGCAAAGGTCAGCGGCCCCGCGGGGCGCGGACGCAGCGGgcggggccgggccgggccgggcgggGCCATACCTGGAGGGGGGCcggcctggttctggttctgggtctgctGCAGGGACCCCAGCAGCTGCTTGATCTTGTCGGAGAAGTCGGGCTGCTTGATGAGGTCCTCGGTGGACTGGCCCCCGGACGCCCCCAtgatggaggacagcagctcctgcacGTTGacggcgggggcggcgccggcgccggccccCGGGGGCCCGCCGGGCTGGGGGCTGCGCGAGCTGCTGTTCAGGTTCACCATCAGGTTGGCCAGAACCGGGGGCAGCTTGGAGCCCGGGTCCGGGGCCAGCGCCGCCTGGGACGTGTCCATGGCCTCCGCCAGGCCGTCCTCCAGCATGGACGAGTCCTGGGGGGACGGCACGGGTCAGTCCAGACcggggcctgtgtgtgtgtgtgtgtgtgtgtgtgtgtgtgtgtgtgtgtgtgtgtctcacctcgTCCAGGGGGATCAGGCAGGGGGGCATGGGCTCGTAGGGCTCAGGGTCTGGCTCGTGAGGGCTGTCTGGTACGCTGTGGGGGACAGGAGGGGGTCAGACGGGGTCAGACGGGGTcagacggggtcagaggtcacgggtCCCGCCGGGCCCGGCGCCGGGTCCCACCTCTCCTTGCTGAGGAAGATCTCCTGCAGGATGCCCATCTCGCGGTCCCTCTGGGTCAGCTTCTCCGTGCTGTTGGCCCCGGGGCTGACCAGGCTGCCGGCCAGGGTCAGGGGCCGCGGGGGGGTCCAGGGGACCCGCTCCTCCATGGTGTCGTGGGACAGCCGGCGGGCCATCTCGAACGTCTGCCGGTCCATCATCAGCTCCCGCTTCGCCGCCTCGCCGAAGTCCTTGATCTTATTCACGTTGactgagagggaggagggaacgTCAGAGGAGCGGGGGGGCGGGcgtgagcgtgagtgtgtgtgtgtgtgtgtgtgtgtgcgcgcctgcCTCACCTCTCTCCGTCTCGTCCAGGTCGAAGTAGAAGTAGTGTTTGAGCTGCTCGTCCTCGGCCCAGTGGaccgtcttcttcttcttgccctTCCTGGTCAGACTGTCCTCCTCCGGCTGAGGCTCCGACAGCGCGTTGGGCTTCTcgcctgcagggggcgacacacacactcagcaccacggcgtgtgtgtgtgtgtgtgtgtgtgtgtgtgatgaggtGATATGTGGACAGTGTGACAGCAGAGACATGGCTCGCTCTCCGCTGAGGCGTGGCGAGCTGAGCGGGCCGACCAATCAGAGCCGACCAGCAGCGTCCAGGATGAGCGGGGGACGTGGACATGTGACGGCGGAGTGTCCTGCAGGCTGGGGCCTCACCGTGGTCTGAGGCCTCGGGGTCCTCGGAGGGGACCGGGGTCCCGGGCTGCTCCGGCTCCTGACTCTCGTCAGCGGCGGCGCTGGAGGCGGCGGCGTCCGGAGACGACGGCTTGGCGGAGGACAGGTAGGACGGGGACTTGCTGTCAAACGGGCTGggctgaggacagagacacacatgctgaggggggggggcgaccGGCCTCtaggggggtcaggggtcagaatACTGGTCcacagggggtcagaggtcagaacaCTGATGAAGGGGGTCAGTACCTtgttggaggtcagaggtcaggggtcagtacCTTGTTGGAGATCAGAGGTCAGTACCTTgtctggggtcaaaggtcagtacCTTgtctggggtcagaggtcagtaccgtgttggaggtcagaggtcaggggtcagtaccttgtcggggtcagaggtcagtaccttgttggaggtcagaggtcaggggtcaggggtcagtaccgtgttggaggtcagaggtcaggggtcaggggtcagtacCTTgtcggggtcaggggtcagtaccttgttggaggtcagaggtcaggggtcaggggtcagtaccgtgttggaggtcagaggtcaggggtcaggggtcagtacCTTGTTGGAGGTGGGGGAGATGGCCTTGGTGCTGGAGCTGGTGGCgctgggcttcttcttcttgatctTGATGCCGGGGACGGGGGCGGAGTTCAGGGCGTCCAGGAAGCCGGTGCACTCCATGGCTGCAgccggagagagagacagagacagggacggggacggggacggggacggggacggggacggggaggTGAGACTGGAGCGGAGGCAGccctgatggggggggggggggggggtgccggGACTCACGCTGGGCTGGAATGATCTTCACTTTGATCTCCTTGGCGGAGTTGGAGGGCATGTTGAGGGGCTTGTACTTCTTCTCCAGGGGGGGGGCGTCCGACGGGCCCGAGCTGAAACACACCGTTTAGACCAGGTTCAGGGGCGGTCAGGTTCCTACAGCCACGGGTCCGCCCCCCAGCGGGACCGGGGGGGTTGCGCCGGGACCGTGACGGTGTGGGGCGCACCGGGCTGCAGTGCCAGGCGCCACCAccgggcggagcggcgaggcgaggcggtACCTGGGCCTCTTCAGGACAGG
Proteins encoded in this window:
- the ppp1r10 gene encoding LOW QUALITY PROTEIN: serine/threonine-protein phosphatase 1 regulatory subunit 10 (The sequence of the model RefSeq protein was modified relative to this genomic sequence to represent the inferred CDS: deleted 1 base in 1 codon); amino-acid sequence: MAGGPVDPRDILKGVEALLGKDGELRSLEGVPKVFSLMKASTKMVSRCMYMNILLQTKSHDVLNRFIRVGGYRLLNSWLTYSKSTNNSPLLQLILLTLQRLPLKVDHLKQNNTAKLVKQLSKSAETEELRKLAAVLVDGWMATIRSQSVSGSGASPADKKKKKEESKAPPRDVKEKSGGDEEKKKEKPKAHAPSHAKIRSIGLEIDPVNPAPAKKTPTAPQLGDKYNIKPPVLKRPSSGPSDAPPLEKKYKPLNMPSNSAKEIKVKIIPAQPMECTGFLDALNSAPVPGIKIKKKKPSATSSSTKAISPTSNKPSPFDSKSPSYLSSAKPSSPDAAASSAAADESQEPEQPGTPVPSEDPEASDHGEKPNALSEPQPEEDSLTRKGKKKKTVHWAEDEQLKHYFYFDLDETERVNVNKIKDFGEAAKRELMMDRQTFEMARRLSHDTMEERVPWTPPRPLTLAGSLVSPGANSTEKLTQRDREMGILQEIFLSKESVPDSPHEPDPEPYEPMPPCLIPLDEDSSMLEDGLAEAMDTSQAALAPDPGSKLPPVLANLMVNLNSSSRSPQPGGPPGAGAGAAPAVNVQELLSSIMGASGGQSTEDLIKQPDFSDKIKQLLGSLQQTQNQNQAGPPPVNPGLLGHGPGLNSMNHMQMPMNGGYPPGGGPGGPGGPRFSHPPAAHGHGPPFNAGGGPRMMGPPPGQGRGDNGKYWGDESMRGGPHRGGHFHRGGRGRAEGDMGFRGRGRGGPRGGHNNMNDMSNRPVCRHFMVKGNCRYESNCAFYHPGVNGPPLPPNYSANNQHHQFRH